The Solirubrobacter pauli sequence CGTCGGGCGCGTGACCGCGATCCGCGCGCCGCGTCGCGGCCGCGACGCCGCCGACGACGAGATCGCCCGCCTGGTCGAGCCCGGCGACCGCGTGGTCACGAGCGACGCCACGCTCGCCGCCCGCGTTCGCGAGCAGGGCGCTGACGTGGAAGGCGCAGGGAGCTTCAGACGACGGCTAGAGTCAGGCGCGTGAGCGACGAAGGCCTGCGCGCAGCGGTCCAGAAGATGCGCGAGGAGGGCGTGGCGGACGCCGCCATCAACGCCTTCGAGCACTACTACCGCCAGCTTGAGGCGGGCGAGACCGGGCTGATGCCCGAGGACTCGATCGAGCCGGTGACCGAGCTCCCGCACCTCGACGACCTGCCGCCTGACCCGGACGCCGAGCGCGAGGCGCTGCGCAAGGCGATCGTGCTGCGCCTCAACGGCGGGCTCGGGACGAGCATGGGCCTGACCGGCGCCAAGTCGCTGCTGGAGGCCAAGGACGGGCTGAGCTTCCTGGACATCATCGCCCGCCAGGTCCTGGCGCTGCGCGAGCAGCACGGCTGCGAGCTGCCGCTGGTGCTGATGGACTCGTTCTCCACGCGCGAGGACTCGCTCCGTGCGCTCGCCGAGTACGACGACCTGGACATCGGCCTGCCGCTCGACTTCATCCAGAACAAGGAGCCCAAGCTCCTCGTCGAGGACCTCACGCCCGCCGAGTGGCCCGACAACCCGGCGCTCGAGTGGTGCCCGCCCGGCCACGGCGACCTCTACACGGCGCTCGTCACCTCCGGCATGCTGGAGGACCTGCTCGAGCGCGGCTTCGAGTACGCGTTCGTGGCCAACTCGGACAACCTCGGCGCGGTCGTCGAGCCGCGCATCCTCGCCTGGCTGCGCGCGAACGACGTGCCGTTCCTGATGGAGGTCACCGAGCGCACGGAGGCCGACCGCAAGGGCGGCCATCTCGCCCGCCGCAAGGCCGACGACCGGCTCGTGCTGCGCGAGACCGCCCAGACGCCCGACGAGGACCTCAAGGCGCTGCAGGACCTGAGCACGCACCGCTTCGCCAACACGAACAACCTGTGGGTGAGCCTGCGCGCGCTCGACCAGGCGATGCGCGAACGCGACGGCGTGCTCGGCCTGCCGATGATCCGCAACAAGAAGACCGTCGACCCGGGCGACAAGTCCTCCCCCGAGGTGTTCCAGATCGAGACCGCGATGGGCGCAGCGATCGAGGTCTTCGAGGGCGCCCGCGCGCTGGTCGTCCCGCGCACGCGCTTCGCCCCCGTCAAGACCACCGACGACCTGCTCGCGCTGCGCTCGGACGCCTACCGGCTCACCGACGACGCGCGCGTGGAGCTCGTCCGCGACCGCGTCCCGATCGTCACGCTCGACCCCGACCACTACAAGCTGATGCGCGACTTCGACGCGCGCTTCCCCGACGGCCCCGTGTCCCTGGCCGAGGCCGACCGCTTCGAGGTCGACGGTGACGTCACCTTCGGCGCGGACGTCGTCGCGCGCGGCTCCGTCAAGGTCGAGGGCCCGGCCACGATCGAGCCCGGCACCATCCTCACGGGCTGACGATCTGCAGCTCTCCGCGATCGCGGCCGGTGACCAGCACGTCGCCGGCCGGGTTGACGGCGACGCTGTAGGGCGTGGTCACCGTCGGGTAGCGCTTGACCACGCGCCCGCCCTCGATCCGCAGCAGCTGGTTGCGGTCGGAGAGCGTGACCCACAGGCGCGCGCCGTCGAGGGCGACGCCGTACGGCTTGCCCGGCGTGGCGATGCGCTGCTCGAAGCGCAGCCGCGGGCGCGTGGAGAAGACGCTGATCCCGCCGCCGCGGGTGTCGGCGACGTACAGCCGCCCGTCCTCGCCCGCGACGACGTGCGACGGCCCGTAGCCGACGTTCTGCGTGCTCAACCGCTCGAGCGTGCGCCGGTCGTAGGCCTCGACGACGTTCGCGCGCACGGACACGACCGCGACGACGTCACCCGTCACCGCCACGCCGCCGGGTTGCTCGGCCACGCGCACCGTGCGGACCGTGGCTCCCGCCTCGACCACCGACAGCGAGGCGGCGAACTCGTCGCCGACGAAGACGCGGCCGTCGGCATCGCCGGCCGCGTCGTGTGGGTGCGTGCCGGTGTCGATGAGCCGCACGCCTCCGTCCGGCGAGACCTCCGCCAGCTGGTTCGCCTCCTCGAGCGGCACGAGGAACCCGTGCCGGGGGGAGAACGAGACGTGACGCGCCGCCGCGGGCAGGCGGACGGTCTCGCGGACCGCGCCGGTACCGGCGTCGACGAGCGTGAGGCCGTCGTCGGTCGCGATCGCCGCGACCGTGCCCGCCGGGTCGACCGCGATCCCCTCCGCGCCCGCCCCCACCCGCACGACGCGACCGGCGGGCCGCTCACGCGCCGGCGCACGCCCGGGCTCCTGCGCTTGGGGCGGGAACGTCAACCGCGGTGCCGGAGCCGCCGGCCGCTCCGGTTCTGAGCCGCAGCCGGCGACGGCGAAGAGGACGATCAGGCTCGCCGCGCGAGCACGACGACGAGCGTGAGCACCAGCAGTGTGATGATCGCTATCGGGATCCACTGCGCCATAAGTGCGTGACCCTACGCCTCCGCGGATCACTCGTCGCCTGACCGACGGTCTAGTTACGCACCAAGTTCGGCCCGAAGGGTGGTGAGCTCCTCGCGCATTGCGGAGAGCTCCGTGCGCAGCGCCAGCACCTCGGCCTCGAGCTTGTCCATCCGCTCGTCGCGGCGCGGGGGCGGCGGGACGACCGCGGCCGGACCCGACGAGGCTGCCAGCTCGGCGCCCTCCGGCACGTCGGCGGGGTCCAGGTCGTCCGACAGGTTGTGGCGGAAGCGCTCCTCCTTCTGGCCCGGGCGACGGGCCAGCTCGGAGACGAAGCCCTTGTCGATCAGCCCCGTGAGGCAGTCGTGCAAACCGGCGATGCCGTCGAAGGCCTGCATGCGCTCGGTGCGCTGCTTGAGCTCCCCGGGGGTCTGCTCGCCGCGCAGGAACAGCACCGCGAGCACGGCCTGCTCGGCGGCGTCGAGCGGCAGCGCCTCGTCGAGCAGGTGGCGGTACTTGGCCGCCCGGCTCGTGTGGCCCGAGGTGAGGCGCGTGTAGCGACGCCGGCCGAGCTTCTGCAGCGCGTGGCGGAGCATCTCCTCGTCGTAGGAGACGATCGGATTGCGGTTCGTCGTCTGGTTGCACGCGCTGCGCAGCGCGTTCAGGCTGAGCGGATACTGGTCCGGCGTCGTGCGCTGCTTCTCGATCAGGCAGCCGAGGACGCGGATCTCCACGGGGTCAAGGTCGCGATCCATCTAGCGGATCATCATGCCCGAGATCGCCCGGCTGATGACGAGCCGTTGGATCTCGCTGGTGCCCTCGAAGATGGTGTAGATCTTCGCGTCGCGGTGCATGCGCTCCACCGGGTACTCGCGCGTGTAGCCGTTGCCGCCCAGGATCTGGATCGCGCGCTCGGTCGCCCACACGGCGACCTCGCCGGCCTTGAGCTTGCTCATCGAGCCCTCGGCGTGCTCGAACTTGCGGCCCGTGCGGCCCATCCATGACGCGCGCCATACGAGCAGCCGGGCGGCGTCGATCTCCAGCGCCATGTCCGCCAGCGCGAACGCGATGGCCTGGTTCTCGATGATCGGTTTGCCGAACTGCGTGCGCTCCTTCGCGTACCCGAGCGCGTACTCGTAGGCGGCGCGGGCGATGCCGATCGCCTGCGCGCCGACCGCGGGCCGCGTGTTCTCGAACGTCTGCATCGCGGCCTGCTTCTTCGCGCGCGTGCCCTCGCGTGCGCGGGCGAGGCGCTCGTCGAGCTTCTCCTTGCCGCCCAGGACGTTGCGACCGGGGATGCGGACGTCGTCGAGGAAGACGTCGGCGGTGTGCGAGGCGCGCAGCCCGTGCTTGGAGACCTTGGTCCCCATCGTCAGGCCGGGCGTGTTCGGCGGGATGATGAAGCCGGCCTGGCCGCGCGCCTTCAGCTCCGGCTCGACCGACGCGATCACGACGTGCACGTTGGCGATGCCGCCGTTGGTCACCCACGCCTTCTGGCCGTTGAGCACCCACTCGTCGGAGGCCTCGTCGTACTTCGCGCGGGTGCGCAACGAGGACACGTCGCTGCCCGCGTCCGGCTCGCTCACGCAGAACGCGCCGACCTGCGGGTCGTCCGGCGTGCCGTAGCACTGCGGGACCCACTCCCCCAGCTGCTCGCCGGTGCCCGCGGAGAAGATCCCGGCGACCGCGAGCGTCGTACCCATGATCGACATGCCGATGCCCGCGTCGCCCCAGAAGAGCTCCTCGTTCACGATCGGCAGCAACAGCCCCGTCTCGTCGGCGTAGAACTGCGCGAGCGCCTCGAACGAGTAGAGCCCGATCTTCGCGGCCTCCTGGATGAGCGGCCACGGCGTCTCCTCGCGCTCGTCCCACTCGGCCGCCGCCGGCCGGACGACGTTCGCCGCGAACCCGTGCACCCAGTCGCGCACGTCGCGTTGGTCGTCGCTGAGCTCGAGCGAGAACGCGCCCTGGGAGAGCTGCTCCGTGACTGCTTCCATGGGCGCATCCTATGGAGGTGATCGTGAAGCCGCCGTGGCCGAGCCAGCCGCCCCGCGGGGCCGGGCTGCTCAAGCGCGACGGCAACGTCGTCCGCCGCGCGATGGTCATCGACGGCGAGCTGCTGCTGGGCGAAGCGGCGTGGGTCGGCGAGCACGTGCACCTGCGCGGAGACGAGCGGGCGGTCGAGCGGCTGCGGTTCGTGCTCGCGCTCGACGACGACCTGGAGCCGTTCCACCGCGCCCATCGGTCCGACCCGTTGCTCGGCCGGGCGCTGAAGGCCAAGCCGCGGCTCCGGGTGACGCGCACGCCCGATCCGTTCGAAGCGCTGGCCTGGGCGGTGATGTACCAGCTCATCGACACCCAGAAGGCAGGGATGATCGCCTTCGAGTTCACGCGCCGGCACGGCACGCGGCACCCGAGCGGCGTCTACGCCGCGCCGCCGCCCGAGGCGTTCACCAACCAGGCCGCGCTGCAGGAGGCCGGCCTGGGTGTCCAGCAGGCGCGGACGCTCGCCCGCGTCGCCCGCGTGGTCGTCGAGCGCGGGATGGACCGTCCCCGGATCGAAGCGGTGCAGGGCATCGGCCCGTGGACGCTCGGCCAGATGGACTGGTTCGGGTTCGGGCGCTACGACATCCCGCTCGAGGGCGACGTCGGCATCCGCAACGCGTACGCGCGCATGATCGGCGCGCGCACCGGCAGCGTCACCGAGGCGGAGTTCAAGGCGGTGCTCGACCGCTACGCGCCGTGGCAGGGCATGGCCGCCCTCTACATGACCGCGATGGGGTGGCGCGGCGGAGCACGGTATGAATCTGTGCATGCCCTTCGCCGCCGCTGAAGATCGATACGACTCGATGCCCTACCGCCGCTGTGGTCGCAGCGGCATCCAGCTCCCGCCGATCAGCCTCGGCCTGTGGAACCGCTTCGGCGACGACACGCCGCTGCAGAACCAGCGCGACATCATCCGCCGCGCGTTCGACCTCGGCATCACCCACATCGACCTCGCGAACAACTACGGCCCGCCGGCTGGTTCCGCCGAGATCAACTTCGGCCGGATCCTGCGCGAGGACCTGCGCCCTTACCGCGACGAGCTGATCATCTCCACCAAGGCCGGCTACGACATGTGGCCCGGCCCGTACGGCGAGTGGGGCTCGCGCAAGTACCTGCTGGCGTCGCTCGACCAGTCGCTCGAGCGGATGGGGCTCGACTACGTCGACATCTTCTACTCGCACCGGTACGACCCGGAGACGCCGCTGGAGGAGACGATCGGCGCGCTGGACACCGCGGTCCGCTCCGGCCGTGCCCTGTACGCCGGCATCTCGTCCTACTCGGCCGAGCGCACGGCGGAGGCGGTCGCGATCGCGAACCGGCTCGGCACGCCCCTGCTGATCCACCAGCCGTCGTACTCGCTGCTCAACCGGTGGATCGAGCCCGAGGTGCTGGAAGCGTGCGACGAGGCCGGCATGGGCGTCATCGCCTTCTCGCCGCTCGCCCAGGGCATGCTCACCGACCGCTACCTCGGCGGCATCCCGAAGGACTCGCGCGCGGCGCAGGACCACTTCCTCAAGCAGGACTTCATCTCCGAGGAGAACATGGCCGCGGTGCGGGCGCTGAACGAGATCGCGCAGCGGCGCGGGCAGGCGCTCGCGCAGATGGCGATCGCGTGGGTGCTGCGCGACCCACGGGTGACGTCCGCCCTGATCGGCGCGTCCTCGGTCAAGCAGCTCGAGACCAACGTGGCGGCGCTCGAGAACCTCGAGTTCAGCGACGAGGAGCTCGCCGAGATCGACAAGCACGCGGTCGACGCCGGCATCAACATCTGGGAGCAGTCGAGCTTCGCATGAGGCGCTCCGAGCTCCTGAAGCAGTTCCTGCCGAATTCGCCGTTCGTGGGGCTGCTCGGGGTCTCGCTCGTGGCTCTGGAAGACGAGCGGGCGGAGCTGCGGATGCCGTTCCGCCCGGAGCTGGCCACCGCCGGTGACGTCGTCCACGGTGGCGCGATCGCCTCGCTCATCGACATGACGGCGGTGTCCGCCGCGTGGGCCGACGACCACGAGCCGCAGTCGATGGAAGGCGCTACCGTGACCCTCGACGTGTCCTACGTGGCCGCAGCGCGCGGGAAGGACCTCACGGCGATCGGCGTGGTGAGCAAGCGCGGACGCAGCCTCGTGTTCGCCGACGTGCGCGTCAGCGAGCCGGACGGCCGGCTCGTGGCCACCGGCTCCGCGGTGGTGACGCTCGGCTCGTGACCGCGCTGGGCCGGCTGGCGGCGACGGAGCTCGCGGGCCTCTCGCGAGGGATCGGCGACGTCCACTTCGCGATCTCGGGCCGGGTGTTCCGCGCGCTCGGCCCGCCGGCGCTGCCGGTGCGGGTCATGCACGACGCGGTCGCGCGCGGCACGTACGCCGCGGTCTGCGGCGGCCTGTGGGCGGGCGCCCGCGCGCTGCCGCTGGACGCGCCGCCGGCCGTACTCGGCGCCCTCAACGGGCTGATCGGCGATGAGCTGCACGCCGTCGGCAGCCCGCTCGCGATCCCGATGCGCGCGGAGCGGATCGGCGAGCCGCGCGGGCGCGACGTCGCCGTCTTCGTGCACGGGTTGGGTGAGACCGAGCTCGCCTGGGGGCCTGCGCCCTACGGCGACCGGCTGCCCGGCTGGACCCCGGTCTACGTCCGCTACAACACCGGCCGCTCGATCGCGGAGAACGCGGCGGAGCTCGGCGCGCTGATCGAAGGCCTGGACTGGAAGATCGAGCGGATCGCGCTCGTCGGGCACTCGATGGGCGGGCTCGTCGCGCGCAGCGCGTGCGCCCGGGGCGGCGCGTGGACGGAGCGCGTGACCCACACCGTCTCGCTCGGCACCCCCCACGACGGCGCGCCGCTCGCGCAGCTCGTGCACGGGCTGGCCGCCGCGCTCGAGCGCGCGCCGGAGACGCGTCCGTTCGCCCGCTTCCTCGGTCGGCGCAGCGCGGGCATCCGCGACCTGCGCCGCGGCGTGCGCGACCCGCTGCTGCCCGGCGCCCGCCACGGGTTCGTCGCCGCGACCGTCACCGCCACCGACACGCACGTCGTCGGCCGGCTGCTCGGCGACACGCTCGTGCTGTCGGGCAGCGCCCGCGGCGAAGGCGACGTGCTCGACCTGGGCGGCACGCATCACCTCGCGCTGCTGCGGGCACCGGCCGTGCATCGCCAGCTGCAGGCCTGGCTCACCTAGCCCGAACGACGACGGGGCGAGCCACCTGGCCCGCCCCGCGGTCGAACCTGCGAGGGCGGCCGCGACGCGGCCGCCCCCTCCTACTCGCCTACGGCGTGGTCGCCGACAGCGTGAACACCAGGACCTTGCCGTAGCCGCCCGTCGCCAGCTCGTCGCTCGCCGCGATCGACTGCTTGAAGTCGATCTTCAGCTCGCGCCCGCTGACCGGGGTCGGGAACGACAGGAGGTTCAGGCGTGCGGTCGGCGTCGCCGGGAGCGGCGCGAACGCCGTGCTCGGGTTGGCCGTGTCCGTCGCGCGGACCTGGAGCGGCTGCGGCAGGAACGCCGAGCCGTTGACCAGGTGACCCGTGTGGTTGGTGCTCGGGTCGCGCACGGTCAGCGCCGATGCCGTGGCCGACGACGTGGCCGTGGCGTTGAGCGTCGCCGTGTAGTCCTTGGCGACGCCGGGCTGGAACACGCCCAGGTTCGCCGAGCCCTTGATGTCGAGGGCCAGCGTGCTCGGGACGAGCCCGCCGACGCCGACCTCGACCTCGTTCTCGTTGAACGGCTGGACGTTCACCGGCACGAGCGCGGTGGCCTTGCCGCCCTTGCCGTCACGGACCGTGAGCTTGGCGTACCAGACGCCGGGCTCGGTGTACGTGTGCATCGCGTCCTTGGTGGCCGCGGTGCCGCCGTCGCCGAAGTCCCACTCGTAGGTGAGCGTGTCGCCGTCCGGATCGGACGCCGTCGACGTGAAGGCCACCGGGTCGCCCGGATAGACGTCACCCGCCGGGTTGCGCTGGATGCTCACCGTCGGGTTCTGATTGCCACCCTGCTTGCCGCAGTCGGCGTCAGCCTGCACGCCGGCCGCGATCTCGAGGCCGCTCAGGAGGTGCTTGAGGAACGGCGCCTCGCTGAACGTGGCCTGGGTGTGACCCATGCCCGTGTACCACGAGCGGCCGCCCTGGTAGCGCTGGCACCACGAGATCGGATGGTCGTCATCCGTCGTGTTGCCGTCTTCCTCGCCGTAGGTGGCCTCGTCGACCGTCAGCAGCACGTGGACCTGGCCACGCGGGCTGTAGTCGTCGCCGCCGCCACCGACAACCGGGTTGACCGGCGACTGGTAGTTGTACCACTCGTCGACACGGCTCCAGGGGTTCGGGAGGCCCTGCGTCGAGTGGTGGTCCGCGTCGTCGATGCGGACCGTCGCGGTGGGCGTGCCGGCCGGGTGGTTGCGGAAGTACGCACCCACGAGACCGCCGTAGAAGCCCCACTCGTACTCGGTGTCGGCCGCGGCGTGGATGCCCACGTAGCCACCGCCACCCTTGATGTAGTTCTCGAACGCCGTCTGCTGCGTGGCGTTGAGCGGATCGCCCGTGGTCGACAGGAAGACGACCGCGTCGTAGTGAGCCAGCGTGGTCGCGTTGAACACGCCGGAGTCCTCGGAGGCGTCGACCTGGAAGTCGTTCGCCTCACCGAGCGCCTTGATCGCGGCGATGCCCGCCGGGATCGAGTCGTGGCGGAAGCCCGTGGTCTTGGAGAACACGAGCACCCGGAAGCGCGCCTCCGGGTCGTCCGCGCCGAAGACGGTGACCGTCACCGTGCGCGTCCGCGTGTCCTCACCGTCGGACACCGTCACCTTGGCCTCGTACGTGCCGGCCGTGGTGTAGGTGTACGTCGGATCCTCGGACGTGGAGTCCGCGGTGCCGTCGCCGTTGAAGTCCCAGCTGTAGGTGAGCGCGTCGTCGTCCTCGTCCGAGGCGGTGACGTCGAACTTGACCTGCAGCGGGGCGAAGCCGGACGTCGGCGTCGCGGTGGCCGACTCGATCGTCGGCGCGTTGTTCTCGTCGACCGGCGGGCAGCCCGTGCTGTCGCCGTCGACCGAGAAGTACTCGAACGTGACCGTGTCGCCCGACTGCAGCACGCCCTGCGTGTACAGGCCGAACTTCGGCGAGACCATCGCGTTCGTGACCGGGCCGGAGAAGGCGATCCACTCGCCCGCCTCGGAGGTCTTGTACTGCGCGGTGTAGCTGTTGCCGGCCTTCGTCAGGCGCAGCCAGAGCGGACCCGCGGCCTGTGCGGCCGTGATCTGCGGATCCGACGCCGTCGCGCTCACCGTGCCGTTGACCTCCGACCGCAGCTCGAGCCGGTTGACCCGGTTCACGTTGTTGTCGTCGGCGATCGCGTTGAGCTTGACGTAGTTGTTGTCGTCGCCGTAGGCGAGGATGCCGCCCTGGGAGTAGCCACCGTCCAGCGTGTTGGTGAGCTTGGTCTCCAGGACCCAGTCGGTGCCGGCGTTGGCGGCCGGCTGCAGGATCAGCGGGCCACCGCCCGTCGACGCCTGGTAGATCTCGCCCGCGGTCGTGGTGACCTTGAGCGCGCCGTTGGCGACCGCGTACTTCGTCGCGTCGTCGTGGGCGATCGCGCTCCACTTCGTCGTGTTGAGCGCGTCACCGTCGAACGGGTCGCCGGGGCCGTTGCACTGCTCGCAGCTGCTCGGGTCCGGGCCGTCGAGGGTGAAGTAGTCGAACGACACCGTGTCGCCGACGCCGTCCGCCTGCGGGCTGAACCCGAAGATGCCGAAGTCCGGCGCGACCATCGGGTTGGTCACCGGGCTGTTCGGCGCCGCGGTCCAGGCCACGCCGTCGAACGAGTACTCGCCCTTGTAGCTGGTGCCCGTCTTGGTGAGCCGCAGGTAGAACGGGCCCTCGGCCTGAGCGGCGGTGAGGGTCGCGTTCGACTGGGGCTCCTGGATCACACCGGCGATCTCCGAGCGGAGCTCGATCCGGTTGGCCCGTGCGTTGTTCGGGTCGGTGATGACGTCGAACTTGATGTAGTTGTCGCCGTCCAGGTAGGCCATCAGGCCGCCCTGGGCGTAGCCGCCGTTGAACGTGTAGGCGTCGATCTTGGTCTCGATCACCCAGTCCTCGCCGGCGTGCGACGCGTCCTGGAGGATGAAGCCGTTCGGCGGCGGGTTGGTGTCGCCGGTGTAGATGTCGCCCTGGGTCAGCGTCAGGTTGAACTTGCCGCCGGTCAGGGAGTACTCGGCCGGGTTGTCACGCACGATCGCGTTCCAACGCGTCTTGTCCAGCGACGCCCCGTCGAACTGGTCGTCGTAGCTCGGGCCGGACGGCGTGCCGCCGCCACCGCCGCCGCCACCGACCGCGTCACCCGTGAGGGTGAACGAGTCGAAGGCCGCGACCGGGTTGCCCGTGCCGTCGTTGGAGAACGCGAACAGGCCGATCTTGGCGTTCGCCGGCAGTGCCGCCGGACGCCCGGCCGCGGTCCACGTGGTCCCGTCGGTCGAGTAGTGGCCGACCACGTTCGTCCCGTCCGACGTCAGGCGCAGCCAGAAGTCGTTCGGGAAGTTCGCGGGCACGTTGGCCGTGGAGTCCGCCGCTTCGTTGCGCGCGACGGCGTTGACCTCGTTGATGAACTCGAACTTCTCGGCGCCGGCCGTCGTGTGAGCGATGCGGCCGAACTTCGTGAAGTTGTTGTCGTCGCCGTAGACCATGATCCCGGCCTGGTGGTACTGCGCGGTGCCCTTGAAGTTGACCTTCGTGGTCGCCACCCAGGCACCGGTAGGCGCGGGCCGCACGACGAGGTTCTTCGCGTCGTTGCGGGTCTGGTAGATGTCGCCCGGCTGCGCCGGGATCTGCAGGGTGCCACCGGCCACGACCGAGGACTGGTCGCCGCGGATGCGCTCCCAGGCCCCGTCGAGGGTGGTGCCCTCGAACTCGTCGACGATGCCCTCGGAGCCACCGCCACCCGTGCCGTCCGGGTCGAAGCGGATCCAGTCGAAGCGCGCCACCGGCACGCTCGGGGCCTCGGCGGACAGCGCCGCCGGACCGATCTTGGCGTCGGTGAACGTCGCCAGCGAGACCGGGCGGCCGACCGGCGTGAACGTCGTGCCGTTGTACGAGTACGCGGCCGTCAGGTTCTCACCGTCGGAGATGATCCGCACGTAGTAGTCGAGCGGGCTGTCGGCCGGGATGCCGCCGAGCTTGTCCGCCCCCTCGTTGCGCGGGTTCCCGTTGACCTCGGTGATGAACTCGAAGTCACGGGTGCCGCCCGCGGAGATCATGTGGATGGACGCCCAGTTGTCGTCGCCCGCCCACACGCGCAGACCGGCCTGGTGGTAGTTCTCGGTGAGCGCGCTCGCCGAGATCTTCGCCGTGGCCGTGTACGCGCCGTCCGGCGCCGACTGGACGACGATGTTCTTGGCCGTCGTGCCGTTGCCGTACATCGAGCCCGGGGCGATCGGCAGGTTCAGGTTGCCGCCGGAGACGCTGAGCGGGTTCGCCGCGTCAGGCCGTTCGACGGTCCACTTGCTGTCGAGCGCGGTGCCGTCGAACTCGTCCGAGCGGGCCGGGCCCGTCGGGCACTCGTCGAGCGGCCGCGTGACGCGGACCTCGACCGTGTCCGAGGAATGGCCGCCGGACGCGTCCGTCACCGTCACGGTCGCCGTGTAGTTGCCCGGCGTCGTGTACGTGTAGTTGGGCGCCTTCTGCGTGGACTTGTCAGCGTCCGTTCCCGGCACGCCGAAGTCCCACGCGTACGTCATCGCCTCGCCCTCGGCGTCGGTCGCGTCGGCGTTGAAGGCGACGTTGAGCGGCGCCACACCGCTGACCGGCTCGGCCGTGGCGTTGACCTCCGGCGGTGCCGTGACCGCCGCGCCCTTGCCGGTGAACTTGAAGTAGTTCAGGTTCATCAGCGAGCCCGTGTTCGTCGGGTGACGGAACACGATGAACAGGCGGTGCGTGCCCTGCGGGATGGTGGTGGGCAGGTTGATCGTGACGTCCTGCCACGACTGCCAGCCGCCCGTGGGCGCGATGTTCGGGGTGGCCGCGACGAGCGGGCCGTC is a genomic window containing:
- a CDS encoding ThuA domain-containing protein, producing MRRMRYALLAVVAAIAWAMSASPVRAAETVVIDAVDTAGQVWSPATRTIKVGDTVRWEFDQALVTHNLKSQGTNWAEPINETREVNGPAISRTFTTPGTYDFLCDLHTGMSGKVIVEAAPAATLSKVLVFSKTGGFRHDSIPQGIAAIQALGQANGFTVDATEDAAAFTAANLAQYDVVVFMSTTGEILNDAQQTAFEGYIKGGGGFAGVHAASDTEYSWPWFGELVGGYFRNHPPGTPTAAVDIEDGDEPSTTGLPTRWTRTDEWYNFQHPVTPAVNGNTTVADYSPRARQVKVLATVDESTYDEQDGNTIDDDHPVAWCSNFDGGISWYTAMGHTQASFADADFRKHLLGGLRTAAGVAGDCGKPRQTPPTAADFEKITINNDTNAPMEIDIANDGRAFYIELDGRVQMWNPTTQVTTTVGTIPVTLSHENGLLGIQLAQDFDTSGYIYLAYSALPDSSNQNRVSRFKLTGTTLGQEQIIYTWQHQRQECCHTGGSLEWGANGDLYISTGDNTNPFAHGFNPTDERPGRQIWDAQRTSANTNDPNGKILRIRPIPNATGAPGVGTTYTIPPGNMFPVGTDKTLPEIYAMGFRNPFRINYDKKTGWILMGDYGPDAGSTDPNRGPQGSVEWNVVKQPGFYGWPYCIRENVPYKDITYTSNAGGTVKGDYSCSAPVNDSPNNTGLTNLPAAIPASMWMGYSETDTRFPDLGTGGAPMGGARYYFDENSNSDTKFPRFYDGQWFIGEWNNDWIRTADLNNQGLVTGVSNWARTTGYISPMDMEFGPDGSLYVVEWGQGFAENNPDSGVYRVDYISGSRTPIANATVNNDAVPVGTTVQFSSAGSNDPDGTPITYLWNFGDGTPTSTQPNPSHQYTAAGTYDATLTVTDESGATAVDTVRVVVGNQRPVVTIELPENGKIADFGDKIPYKVSVTDPDGGSTGAGTIKCEDIRIEVKLGHDTHAHELSTLSGCEGTFTVTSVEGHGVNANVFTVVTASYTDAGNGPAAGVTGSAEAILQPKLKQAEYYLTTGRTADGRGTGDPGVTQEATTDVGGGNAAAFIEDGDWISFNPYNLEDLTKATFRVASGGAGGIIELRYDAPDGPLVAATPNIAPTGGWQSWQDVTINLPTTIPQGTHRLFIVFRHPTNTGSLMNLNYFKFTGKGAAVTAPPEVNATAEPVSGVAPLNVAFNADATDAEGEAMTYAWDFGVPGTDADKSTQKAPNYTYTTPGNYTATVTVTDASGGHSSDTVEVRVTRPLDECPTGPARSDEFDGTALDSKWTVERPDAANPLSVSGGNLNLPIAPGSMYGNGTTAKNIVVQSAPDGAYTATAKISASALTENYHQAGLRVWAGDDNWASIHMISAGGTRDFEFITEVNGNPRNEGADKLGGIPADSPLDYYVRIISDGENLTAAYSYNGTTFTPVGRPVSLATFTDAKIGPAALSAEAPSVPVARFDWIRFDPDGTGGGGSEGIVDEFEGTTLDGAWERIRGDQSSVVAGGTLQIPAQPGDIYQTRNDAKNLVVRPAPTGAWVATTKVNFKGTAQYHQAGIMVYGDDNNFTKFGRIAHTTAGAEKFEFINEVNAVARNEAADSTANVPANFPNDFWLRLTSDGTNVVGHYSTDGTTWTAAGRPAALPANAKIGLFAFSNDGTGNPVAAFDSFTLTGDAVGGGGGGGGTPSGPSYDDQFDGASLDKTRWNAIVRDNPAEYSLTGGKFNLTLTQGDIYTGDTNPPPNGFILQDASHAGEDWVIETKIDAYTFNGGYAQGGLMAYLDGDNYIKFDVITDPNNARANRIELRSEIAGVIQEPQSNATLTAAQAEGPFYLRLTKTGTSYKGEYSFDGVAWTAAPNSPVTNPMVAPDFGIFGFSPQADGVGDTVSFDYFTLDGPDPSSCEQCNGPGDPFDGDALNTTKWSAIAHDDATKYAVANGALKVTTTAGEIYQASTGGGPLILQPAANAGTDWVLETKLTNTLDGGYSQGGILAYGDDNNYVKLNAIADDNNVNRVNRLELRSEVNGTVSATASDPQITAAQAAGPLWLRLTKAGNSYTAQYKTSEAGEWIAFSGPVTNAMVSPKFGLYTQGVLQSGDTVTFEYFSVDGDSTGCPPVDENNAPTIESATATPTSGFAPLQVKFDVTASDEDDDALTYSWDFNGDGTADSTSEDPTYTYTTAGTYEAKVTVSDGEDTRTRTVTVTVFGADDPEARFRVLVFSKTTGFRHDSIPAGIAAIKALGEANDFQVDASEDSGVFNATTLAHYDAVVFLSTTGDPLNATQQTAFENYIKGGGGYVGIHAAADTEYEWGFYGGLVGAYFRNHPAGTPTATVRIDDADHHSTQGLPNPWSRVDEWYNYQSPVNPVVGGGGDDYSPRGQVHVLLTVDEATYGEEDGNTTDDDHPISWCQRYQGGRSWYTGMGHTQATFSEAPFLKHLLSGLEIAAGVQADADCGKQGGNQNPTVSIQRNPAGDVYPGDPVAFTSTASDPDGDTLTYEWDFGDGGTAATKDAMHTYTEPGVWYAKLTVRDGKGGKATALVPVNVQPFNENEVEVGVGGLVPSTLALDIKGSANLGVFQPGVAKDYTATLNATATSSATASALTVRDPSTNHTGHLVNGSAFLPQPLQVRATDTANPSTAFAPLPATPTARLNLLSFPTPVSGRELKIDFKQSIAASDELATGGYGKVLVFTLSATTP